From a region of the Panicum virgatum strain AP13 chromosome 2K, P.virgatum_v5, whole genome shotgun sequence genome:
- the LOC120695345 gene encoding uncharacterized protein LOC120695345, with amino-acid sequence MIRPVPDRYWMRVQAGAHKRKPNGILGTLCRELFLGLVMHARILEPAYTWDHYIAVPDAEDREGRSFGNKARRVVGEFWDFYRCEPGYEAIAVPPNWCAGKGACWEMMVDRWLSEEWIQRHNLCRERRLLMQGAPHHQGSRGLPEYRDVWSESHEDQECNDFQAYCMAHKGRATSDVSYNPADPPEAYNNPSVHTCIT; translated from the exons ATGATTCGACCGGTACCGGACAG GTATTGGATGCGCGTGCAGGCGGGTGCCCACAAAAGGAAGCCCAACGGCATCCTGGGAACCCTATGCAGGGAGCTCTTCCTTGGGCTGGTGATGCATGCCAGGATCCTGGAGCCGGCatacacgtgggaccactacatcgccGTCCCAGATGCAGAAGATCGGGAAGGGAGGTCCTTCGGCAACAAGGCGAGACGGGTGGTGGGAGAATTCTGG gatttctacaggtgcgagCCAGGATATGAGGCCATAGCG GTGCCTCCGAACTGGTGCGCCGGCAAGGGCGCGTGCTGGGAAATGATGGTGGACAGGTGGCTTAGCGAGGAGTGGATTCAGCGGCACAACTTATGCCGGGAGCGCCGCTTGTTGATGCAAGGTGCGCCACACCATCAAGGCAGCCGAGGCCTTCCTGAGTACAGGGATGTTTGG TCGGAGTCACATGAAGACCAGGAATGCAACGACTTCCAGGCATACTGTATGGCGCACAAGGGCAGGGCGACGTCCGACGTCTCCTACAACCCGGCGGATCCACCTGAGGCGTACAACAACCCGAGCGTCCACACGTGCATCACTTAG